In Streptomyces canus, one DNA window encodes the following:
- a CDS encoding nucleoside deaminase encodes MPYAPETPQDHDFLTQAIELSRHALEDEGKTPFGAIVVIDGEVVATGTSSVVELRDPTAHAEVMALRAAGTKLGRHLMEDAVMYSSSEPCPMCLTACYWARVPRLVYAATSHDVAVNGFEDLQFYRELTLPNAERTLLTETSAGGESREIAASALAGWADKLPFPVEPKL; translated from the coding sequence GTGCCCTACGCTCCCGAGACCCCTCAGGACCACGACTTCCTCACCCAGGCCATCGAACTGTCCCGCCACGCCCTTGAGGACGAGGGCAAGACCCCGTTCGGCGCGATCGTCGTCATTGACGGCGAAGTCGTGGCCACCGGTACCAGTTCGGTCGTCGAGCTCCGCGATCCCACGGCACACGCCGAGGTCATGGCCCTGCGTGCCGCCGGTACGAAGCTCGGGCGCCATCTGATGGAAGACGCCGTGATGTACTCGAGCAGCGAGCCGTGCCCCATGTGCCTGACCGCCTGCTACTGGGCGCGCGTTCCCCGTCTCGTGTATGCAGCGACCAGTCACGACGTCGCTGTCAACGGCTTCGAGGATCTCCAGTTCTACCGTGAGCTCACCCTCCCCAACGCCGAACGAACCCTGCTCACGGAGACCTCCGCAGGCGGCGAGTCCCGCGAGATCGCGGCGTCGGCTCTTGCCGGCTGGGCGGACAAACTTCCCTTCCCCGTTGAGCCGAAGCTCTGA